The Streptomyces kanamyceticus DNA segment ACGAACCGGGAGGAGCCGTGGGGGCGTCGCTCGCCGCCCTCGCATGGGCCAGACCTGGCCCCGCCGCGCGCTGGCTGACCGGGGAGGCCCTCGCTGAAGTATCGGTTCGCCTCCAGGACACCCGGATGCGGCCCGGCGGCAACCCCGGCCAGCGCCCCGGTGACTTCCGCGCGCGGGCGGCCCTCGCCCGGCACGCCGCGGACCTCAGGATCCTGGAACAGGCCGCCGAGGTCCGCTTCCAGCGCCTGCACGCGCCGTTCCTGGACAACCAGGTGGTCCGTGCCTGCCGCGCCCTCCCCGAGGCGCTGCGCGTCCAGCCGGGAGCCCGCGCCGAGATCCTGCGCACGGTCCTCGAGGGCGCCGGAGTCGCCGATCTGCCGCCCGGCTGGGGCGCGCCGTCCCACGCGTCGAACGCGGCCGCCGCCCGCACCGGCCTGCGCGTCGCGGTGGACGACCTGATCGCCCTCTTCGACACCCCGCTGCTCGCCCAGGCGGGACTGGTCGAGGCCCGCGTCGTCCGCAAGGCGCTGCGCTCGGCGGCCGAGGGCGAGCCCCTCCCACTGGACGGCCTCGCCGACCTCGTCTCCACGGAACTGTGGCTGCGCAGGCTGCTGTCGCGAAGAGGAACGTGCTGGACGGGGACTCCAGCACGGCAACGGGCGGTTCCTACGGGGACTGTGGTTCCGCAGCGGGGGGCCCTCGGGGCCGGGCGCTAGGGGGCAGACCTAGGGCCTGTCCGGCGGATCATGGCGCTGTCGCGGGGTGTGGCACGCGCTCCCCCCCCAAGCTCTCGGCTCCGGTTGAGCAAGGGAGGCCCCACTGCGTTGCCGCCCTCCTCCGCCTTGCAGCCGTACGCACCAGGCCCCGCTCGCCCGCACCGGACGGTGGTCGCCACCCGAGCGCGCCCTGATCCGCCGGACAGGCCCTGGTCCCCGCGCCACCCGGCAGAAGGCAAACCCCGCGCCCCGACGCGCCGCGCCAGGGAGAATGGGCCGGTGCGGTACGGAATCCTGGGCGCCACCGAGGCGTATGACGAACAAGGCACGCCCCTGTCGGTGGGCGGCCCGCGGCTGCGGGCCCTGCTGGCCGCCCTCGCGCTGCGTGCCGACCGCACGATCGCCGTGGAGGCCCTCATCGACGAGGTCTGGGCCGACGCCGAGGACCCGCCGGCCGACGCCCCCGCCGCCCTCCAGGCCCTGGTCGGCCGGTTGCGCCGCGCCCTGGGCAGGGACGCCGTCGCGTCGGACCCCGGCGGCTACCGGCTCGCCGTCGACCCCGACGACGTCGACCTGCACCGTTTCGAGCGCCTCGCGCGCGAGGGCGGGGCGCTGCTCGACCGAGGGGAGCCGGAGACCGCAGCCCGTCTCCTCCGTGCGGGCCTCGCCCTGTGGCGCGGGCCCGCACTCGCCGACCTGCCCGACCGCTCCGCCGCCACCCGTCCCGAGGCCCGGCGCACCGAGGCCGTCCGCACGCGGATCGAGGCGGACCTGCTGCTCGGGCACGCCCCCGACGTCGTACCGGAGTTGCGGGAACTGACCACCGTCCATCCGTACGACGAGCCGCTGCACGCCCTCCTGATCCGCGCCCTGCGCGACGCCGGCCGCGGGGCCGACGCACTCGCCGCCTACGAGGAGGCACGCCGCACACTCGCCGACGGGCTCGGCGCGGATCCGGGTCCGGAACTGCGAGCGCTGCACGGGGAGTTGCTGCGGCTGCCGGAGAGGGCGGGGCGACCGGAACGGCCCGAGCGGCCCGCCCGCCCCGAGCCCCCCGAGCGCTCCGAAAGGCCCGAGCGCCCCGAACGTCCCGCGCGGAACGGGAACATCCGCACCCGCTTGACGTCTTTCGTCGGGCGGGAACCCGAACTCGACGCCATCCGTTCCGACATGCACAGGGCCCGCCTCGTCACCCTCACCGGACCGGGCGGTTCCGGCAAGACCCGTCTCGCCGAGGAAGCCGCCGCCGGGCATCCGAAGGCATGGCTGGCCGAGCTCGCCCCGCTCGACCATCCCGAGGCGGTGCCCGGCGCCGTCGTCAGCGCGCTCGGTCTGCGCGAGACCGTGCTGATGACCAGCGAGCTGACCGCTGCGCAGGACGACCCGGTCGCCCTGCTCGTCGAGTACTGCGCCCCGCGCAGCCTGCTCCTGATCCTTGACAACTGCGAACACGTGATCGGCGCGGCGGCCGAACTGGCCGAGACCCTCCTCACCCGCTGCCCTGACCTCACCATCGTCGCCACCAGCCGCGAACCCCTGGGCGTACCGGGCGAGTCCGTGCGCCCCGTCGAGCCGCTCCCGCCCGACCCGGCGCACCGGCTGTTCACCGAGCGGGCCGCCGTGGTGCGGCCGGGATTCGACCTCGCGCAGGACGCCGAGGCCGTCGCCGAGATCTGCCGCCGTCTGGACGGCCTTCCGCTCGCCATCGAACTGGCCGCCGCCCGCCTGCGGATGCTCACCCCGCGCCAGATCGCCGACCGCCTCGACGACCGCTTCCGGCTGCTCACCAGCGGCGCCCGCACGGTACTGCCCCGCCAACAGACCCTGCGCGCCGTCGTCGACTGGTCCTGGGACCTGCTCGGGGAGGCCGAGCGCACGGTCCTGCGCGAGGTGTCCGTCTTCGCGGGCGGCTGGGACCTGGAGGCCGCCGACGAGGTCTGCACGGGCCCGGCCACCGACCTGATCGGCGCGCTCGTCGACAAGTCCCTGATCGTGGCCACGCCCGCCGACGAGGCCGCGGGCAGCGGCATGCGGTACCGCATGCTGGAGACCATCCACGAGTACGCGAGCGAGCGCGCGGCCGAGACCCCCGAGCTGCTCGCCGCCGCCCAGTCCCGCCACCGCGCGTACTTCGGCGGGCTCGTCGCCAGGGCCGAGGCCATGCTCAG contains these protein-coding regions:
- a CDS encoding AfsR/SARP family transcriptional regulator, whose translation is MRYGILGATEAYDEQGTPLSVGGPRLRALLAALALRADRTIAVEALIDEVWADAEDPPADAPAALQALVGRLRRALGRDAVASDPGGYRLAVDPDDVDLHRFERLAREGGALLDRGEPETAARLLRAGLALWRGPALADLPDRSAATRPEARRTEAVRTRIEADLLLGHAPDVVPELRELTTVHPYDEPLHALLIRALRDAGRGADALAAYEEARRTLADGLGADPGPELRALHGELLRLPERAGRPERPERPARPEPPERSERPERPERPARNGNIRTRLTSFVGREPELDAIRSDMHRARLVTLTGPGGSGKTRLAEEAAAGHPKAWLAELAPLDHPEAVPGAVVSALGLRETVLMTSELTAAQDDPVALLVEYCAPRSLLLILDNCEHVIGAAAELAETLLTRCPDLTIVATSREPLGVPGESVRPVEPLPPDPAHRLFTERAAVVRPGFDLAQDAEAVAEICRRLDGLPLAIELAAARLRMLTPRQIADRLDDRFRLLTSGARTVLPRQQTLRAVVDWSWDLLGEAERTVLREVSVFAGGWDLEAADEVCTGPATDLIGALVDKSLIVATPADEAAGSGMRYRMLETIHEYASERAAETPELLAAAQSRHRAYFGGLVARAEAMLRSAAQLPWIQRLETELDNIRAALQRGLDAEAVGEAIQLALNTAWFWWLRNYRREGADWLARLLRLAPQVTALPEDDPLYWPWMEARLLHLFLVEESRMSGSILAEGAERMEYVAQVRRAFDREGPESARFPGLIWPFTIFFTGGLPKDARPALDRSIANCRTYGGDWELSVVLMFRTHMAVDTPGNLSGVDEDLEELRTLSRRAGDRWLRAQVSSARGEAALARSHYEEARAAFEDALRLAYEVGAYAETSFLMARLAELTYYEGSSAMASKMLDEATEEADRYGVADSRAFVRMLRAMMALDEGDPTLARELCEESRHEAGIGSPPPQVTAVLSGLEAQVVALSDGPDDGLPILVEALRAAVDTQCSEVVVASLVDTAARLLSEIGDHVRAVRVLAVATRLRAGYRRPARAAADAKQVETLARAALGARRYEAEAGTGATLTTEGVCTELIASATATAD